Proteins from a single region of Ensifer adhaerens:
- a CDS encoding Lrp/AsnC family transcriptional regulator: MAQKIADETDRRILKELVADARLTNNELAERVGLSASPCLRRLRRLEETGVIRGYTALIDPSIDGWTMTAIATVRLSRQHEDEIVMFEDAVRGWDEVLECHLVTGSRDYVLKVMSAGLDHYERFIKEKIARLKCVASIETSFVMNTIKERRV; the protein is encoded by the coding sequence ATGGCGCAGAAAATTGCCGACGAGACCGATCGCAGGATTTTGAAGGAGCTGGTGGCCGACGCCAGGCTCACCAACAACGAGCTTGCCGAGCGGGTCGGGCTTTCGGCTTCGCCTTGCCTGCGGCGGCTGCGGCGGCTGGAGGAAACCGGCGTCATCAGGGGTTATACGGCACTGATCGATCCGTCGATCGACGGTTGGACGATGACGGCGATTGCCACCGTCAGGCTCAGTCGTCAGCATGAGGATGAGATCGTGATGTTCGAAGACGCGGTGCGCGGCTGGGACGAGGTGCTCGAATGCCATCTGGTGACCGGCTCGCGCGACTACGTGCTGAAGGTGATGAGCGCCGGGCTCGATCACTACGAGCGCTTCATCAAGGAGAAGATCGCGCGGCTGAAATGCGTCGCCTCGATCGAAACGAGCTTCGTCATGAACACGATCAAGGAGCGGCGGGTCTGA
- a CDS encoding VOC family protein, producing MTVKRIVSNLYAPDPQVARAFYGDLLELDVVMDHGWILTFAAEGKAAMPQVSIASEGGNNTPVPVLSIEVDDVDQIYQRARAAGVEIVYEITNEPWGVRRFFMRDPFGNIVNILTH from the coding sequence ATGACCGTGAAGCGTATTGTTTCCAACCTCTACGCCCCGGACCCGCAGGTGGCGCGCGCGTTTTACGGCGACCTGCTGGAGCTCGACGTGGTGATGGATCACGGCTGGATCCTGACCTTTGCCGCCGAGGGCAAAGCCGCGATGCCGCAGGTGAGCATTGCCAGCGAGGGTGGCAACAACACACCGGTGCCGGTGCTTTCGATCGAGGTTGACGACGTCGACCAGATCTATCAGCGGGCGAGAGCGGCCGGGGTCGAGATCGTTTATGAGATCACCAACGAACCCTGGGGCGTGCGCCGCTTCTTCATGCGCGACCCCTTCGGCAACATCGTCAATATCCTGACGCACTGA
- a CDS encoding crotonase/enoyl-CoA hydratase family protein, with protein sequence MSNTVLMQISEGIALLTLNRPQKLNALNYELIDWLLTLLDTIEVNDKVGAVIITGAGERAFSAGGDIHEFSESVRQGVNPAVRDFVRRGQRLTARLEAFPKPVIAAVNGIAYGGGCEITEAVHLAIASEHARFAKPEIKLGMPPTFGGTQRLPRLAGRKRALELLLTGEDFSPERALDLGLVNAVVAHEDLIPAARDLAKRIMHHSPLAVRSIITAVTRGLNISIAEGLQMESEQFAQVVPTDDLSDALAAWKGRRIHEDGPSTDFFSLLRRNVQPNG encoded by the coding sequence ATGTCCAACACCGTGCTGATGCAGATTTCCGAGGGCATCGCCCTGCTCACGCTCAACCGCCCACAGAAGCTCAATGCCCTGAACTACGAACTGATCGACTGGCTCCTCACCCTTCTCGACACGATCGAGGTCAACGACAAGGTTGGCGCTGTGATCATCACCGGCGCCGGCGAGCGCGCCTTTTCCGCCGGCGGCGATATTCACGAGTTTTCCGAAAGCGTGCGCCAAGGCGTGAACCCCGCCGTGCGCGATTTCGTCAGGCGCGGCCAGCGGTTGACGGCGCGGCTCGAGGCCTTTCCGAAGCCGGTGATCGCCGCCGTCAACGGTATCGCCTATGGCGGCGGCTGCGAGATCACCGAGGCCGTGCATCTGGCCATCGCCAGCGAACACGCCCGCTTTGCCAAGCCGGAAATCAAGCTCGGCATGCCGCCGACCTTCGGTGGGACGCAGCGGCTGCCACGCCTTGCCGGCCGCAAGCGCGCACTCGAACTGCTGCTGACGGGAGAGGATTTTTCGCCCGAGCGCGCCCTGGACCTGGGGCTCGTCAATGCGGTCGTCGCCCACGAGGACCTTATCCCCGCCGCCCGCGATTTGGCCAAGCGCATTATGCATCACTCCCCCCTCGCCGTTCGCTCAATCATCACGGCCGTGACCCGCGGCCTCAACATATCGATCGCCGAGGGCCTGCAGATGGAAAGCGAGCAATTTGCCCAGGTGGTGCCGACCGACGACCTTTCGGATGCGCTTGCCGCCTGGAAGGGACGACGCATCCATGAAGACGGCCCAAGCACCGACTTCTTCTCGTTACTCAGGAGAAACGTTCAACCTAACGGTTGA
- a CDS encoding NAD(P)H-binding protein, whose translation MSQKITLVLGGTGKTGRRVAERLQERGVAVRIGARSASPSFDWTDEATWAPVLENVDRIYVCFQPDLAVPGSVETIRKFSNLAVGAGIKRLVLLSGRGEDEAEAAERALQASGAECTIIRASWFFENFDEGFLADGVLSGSVFLPADTVTEPFVSCDDIADVAVEALLDERHVGKVYSLTGPRLMTFADAVAEIAAAANRPISYQSVPIADFVAQLKADGVPDDYVELIRYLFTSVLDGRNSSVTSDVERVLGRRPRDFATYARETAATGVWSIAA comes from the coding sequence ATGTCTCAGAAGATCACACTGGTTCTGGGTGGTACCGGCAAGACGGGGCGGCGCGTTGCCGAGCGTCTCCAGGAGCGTGGTGTTGCGGTGCGCATCGGCGCCCGTTCGGCGTCACCCTCCTTCGACTGGACGGACGAGGCGACCTGGGCGCCGGTGCTTGAAAATGTCGATCGTATCTATGTCTGCTTCCAGCCGGACCTGGCGGTGCCGGGCTCCGTCGAGACCATCCGCAAGTTCTCAAACCTTGCCGTCGGTGCGGGCATCAAGCGGCTGGTGCTTCTGTCGGGGCGCGGCGAGGACGAGGCGGAAGCGGCCGAGCGTGCGCTGCAGGCTTCCGGCGCTGAGTGCACGATCATCCGGGCGAGCTGGTTCTTCGAGAACTTCGACGAAGGCTTCCTCGCCGATGGCGTCTTGAGCGGTTCCGTGTTCCTGCCCGCGGACACAGTTACCGAGCCGTTCGTCAGCTGCGATGACATTGCCGACGTCGCGGTTGAAGCTCTTCTCGACGAGCGCCATGTCGGCAAGGTCTATTCGCTGACCGGTCCACGGCTCATGACCTTTGCCGACGCCGTGGCCGAAATTGCCGCGGCTGCCAACCGCCCGATCTCCTATCAGTCTGTGCCGATTGCCGACTTCGTCGCACAGCTCAAGGCAGACGGTGTGCCTGATGACTATGTCGAACTCATCCGCTATCTCTTCACCTCGGTGCTCGACGGGCGCAATTCGAGTGTGACGTCCGATGTCGAGCGCGTGCTTGGGCGGCGTCCGCGTGACTTTGCAACCTACGCCCGGGAGACCGCAGCAACCGGTGTATGGAGTATTGCCGCATGA
- a CDS encoding cystathionine gamma-synthase family protein, with protein MTAPHPSKTHIGNHKLHPETLMLNYGYDPELSEGAVKPPVFLTSTFVFRSAEEGRDFFDFVSGRKEPPAGVGAGLVYSRFNHPNSEIVEDRLAVYERTESCALFSSGMSAIATTLLAFVKPGDAVLHSQPLYGGTETLLARTFLNLGVAAVGFADGVSEAAVSAAAEEAMAKGRVSVILIETPANPTNSLVDVAMIRRVADAIGRKQGHTPIIACDNTLLGPVFQRPIEHGADISLYSLTKYVGGHSDLIAGAALGSKAVMKQVKALRGAIGTQLDPHSCWMLGRSLETLSVRMQKADDNARIVAEFLREHPKVERIHYLPFHGEDTPVGRAFKAQCTGAGSTFSFDITGGQEAAFRFLNALQIFKLAVSLGGTESLASHPAAMTHSGVPIEVRHRIGVLESTIRLSIGIEHPDDLVADLANALTLA; from the coding sequence ATGACCGCACCACACCCCTCCAAGACCCACATCGGAAACCACAAGCTGCATCCGGAAACCCTGATGCTAAATTATGGCTACGATCCGGAACTGTCGGAGGGCGCCGTCAAGCCACCGGTCTTTCTGACCTCGACCTTCGTTTTCCGTTCAGCCGAAGAGGGCCGCGACTTCTTCGACTTCGTTTCCGGCCGGAAGGAGCCGCCGGCAGGCGTCGGCGCCGGCCTCGTCTATTCGCGTTTCAACCATCCAAACAGCGAAATCGTCGAGGACCGCCTTGCCGTCTATGAGCGCACAGAGAGCTGTGCACTGTTTTCGTCCGGCATGTCGGCCATCGCCACCACCTTGCTCGCTTTCGTCAAGCCGGGAGACGCGGTGCTGCACAGCCAGCCGCTCTATGGCGGCACCGAAACGCTGCTGGCGCGAACCTTCCTCAATCTCGGCGTTGCCGCTGTCGGCTTTGCCGACGGTGTGAGTGAGGCGGCCGTCAGCGCGGCTGCCGAAGAGGCGATGGCCAAGGGCCGGGTCTCGGTGATCCTGATCGAGACGCCCGCCAACCCGACCAACAGCCTTGTCGATGTCGCCATGATCCGCCGCGTCGCCGATGCGATCGGGCGCAAGCAGGGCCACACGCCGATCATTGCTTGCGACAACACCCTGCTCGGCCCGGTGTTCCAGCGCCCGATCGAGCACGGCGCCGACATCTCGCTCTATTCGCTGACCAAATATGTCGGCGGTCATTCCGACCTGATCGCCGGTGCAGCCCTTGGTTCAAAGGCGGTGATGAAGCAGGTGAAGGCGCTGCGTGGCGCGATCGGCACGCAGCTTGACCCGCATTCCTGCTGGATGCTCGGCCGCTCGTTGGAAACGCTGTCGGTGCGCATGCAGAAGGCCGACGACAATGCCCGCATTGTCGCGGAATTCCTGCGGGAGCACCCGAAGGTCGAGCGCATCCACTACCTGCCCTTCCATGGCGAGGACACGCCCGTCGGCCGCGCCTTCAAGGCGCAGTGCACCGGCGCCGGCTCGACCTTCTCCTTCGACATCACGGGCGGCCAGGAGGCGGCCTTCCGCTTCCTCAATGCACTGCAGATCTTCAAGCTCGCCGTCAGCCTCGGCGGCACCGAATCGCTTGCCAGCCACCCGGCGGCCATGACCCATTCCGGCGTGCCGATCGAGGTGCGCCATCGCATCGGCGTGCTGGAATCGACGATCCGGCTGTCGATCGGCATCGAGCATCCGGATGATCTGGTCGCCGATCTCGCCAATGCGCTGACGCTCGCCTGA
- a CDS encoding TetR/AcrR family transcriptional regulator, whose product MAQAEKSTRDTIVAAAAKLFYAEGIRAVSVDAVAEEAGVTKRTLYYHFESKDELIAAYLEGRDQPNLKLFRKWYGEAEGDLPIKVEAMFVNLARAARHPKWKGCGFLRTSAELANMPGHPAIRIGAAHKKKFEAWMAETFAEAGASEPATLAKQILLLLDGSFAVVLLHRDASYMEMAGKAAATLVQVALAASGAKASSEHASASF is encoded by the coding sequence ATGGCGCAAGCAGAGAAATCGACCCGGGACACGATCGTCGCCGCTGCGGCAAAACTCTTCTATGCTGAGGGCATCCGCGCCGTCAGCGTCGATGCGGTGGCCGAGGAGGCGGGCGTGACCAAACGCACGCTTTACTATCATTTCGAGAGCAAGGACGAACTGATTGCCGCCTATCTCGAAGGTCGCGACCAGCCCAATCTCAAGCTCTTTCGGAAATGGTACGGCGAAGCGGAAGGGGATCTGCCGATCAAGGTCGAGGCGATGTTCGTCAATCTGGCACGGGCGGCGCGCCACCCGAAATGGAAGGGCTGTGGCTTCCTGCGGACCTCGGCCGAACTTGCCAACATGCCGGGCCATCCGGCGATCCGTATCGGGGCCGCCCACAAAAAGAAGTTCGAGGCGTGGATGGCCGAGACCTTTGCCGAAGCAGGTGCATCCGAACCCGCAACGCTTGCAAAACAGATCCTGCTGCTGCTCGACGGCAGTTTTGCCGTGGTGCTGCTGCACCGGGATGCCAGCTACATGGAAATGGCGGGCAAGGCAGCGGCGACGCTGGTGCAGGTGGCACTTGCCGCCTCCGGCGCGAAAGCGTCGTCGGAGCATGCGTCGGCTTCATTCTGA
- a CDS encoding ArsR/SmtB family transcription factor, whose amino-acid sequence MVEYQNERLDAVFHALSDPTRRAMLQNLSQGERLVGELAAPFSISLAAASKHIKVLEGAGLVRREVKGRTHVCRLDAAPMHAGMEWMRHYEAFWRSRIDALEALLLAEDATAQTDPEEKP is encoded by the coding sequence ATGGTTGAATATCAGAATGAACGTCTCGATGCCGTGTTCCACGCGCTTTCGGATCCGACGCGCCGCGCCATGCTCCAGAACCTTTCGCAAGGCGAGAGACTGGTCGGCGAGCTTGCGGCGCCCTTCTCGATCTCGCTGGCCGCGGCATCGAAGCACATCAAGGTGCTGGAAGGAGCAGGTTTGGTGCGCCGCGAAGTGAAAGGCCGCACGCATGTGTGCCGGCTCGATGCCGCGCCGATGCATGCCGGCATGGAGTGGATGCGCCACTACGAAGCCTTCTGGCGCAGCCGCATCGACGCACTCGAGGCACTGCTTCTCGCCGAAGACGCAACTGCTCAAACAGACCCGGAGGAAAAGCCATGA
- a CDS encoding cysteine hydrolase family protein has product MIEAQPFDFPYDGKLVPSQTALMVIDLQIDFCSPNGYFASMGYDPAPLAAIVPAVNRVIAAARQAGCLIIHTRQGYRADLADMTPYEKWRRKRSGLENTQVLLRSSPGFQLLPELDVAETDVIIDKTCNSSFTYTDLEHVLRAQGITHMLFTGCTTDVCVHTTLREACDRNFQCLTISDCCASGEQWAHEAAINMISIENGIFGTVATSDAVIAGFAKATR; this is encoded by the coding sequence ATGATCGAGGCACAACCGTTTGATTTTCCTTATGACGGAAAGCTGGTTCCGTCACAGACCGCGTTGATGGTGATCGACCTTCAGATCGACTTCTGCTCGCCCAACGGCTACTTCGCCTCGATGGGCTACGACCCGGCGCCGCTTGCCGCCATCGTGCCGGCGGTCAATCGCGTGATTGCGGCAGCACGGCAAGCCGGCTGTCTCATCATCCACACGCGTCAGGGCTATCGCGCTGACCTTGCAGACATGACGCCTTACGAGAAATGGCGCCGCAAGCGCTCGGGTCTGGAGAATACGCAGGTGCTGTTGCGCTCCAGCCCCGGTTTCCAGTTGCTGCCCGAGCTTGATGTTGCCGAGACCGACGTCATCATCGACAAGACCTGCAACAGCTCTTTCACCTACACGGACCTCGAGCACGTGCTCAGGGCGCAGGGCATTACCCATATGCTCTTTACCGGCTGCACCACGGATGTCTGCGTGCACACGACGCTGCGCGAAGCCTGCGACCGCAATTTCCAGTGCCTGACGATCTCGGACTGCTGCGCCAGCGGCGAGCAGTGGGCGCATGAGGCGGCGATCAACATGATCTCGATCGAGAACGGCATCTTCGGCACGGTCGCGACCAGCGACGCCGTCATCGCCGGCTTTGCAAAGGCCACGCGCTAA
- a CDS encoding GYD domain-containing protein: MQRYISLMRLTAKGLAELADSGARRKVSEDRVAALGGRSVAFYATLGPYDFVQVFEMPDNASMMQYVLTARRDGFVDPLILPAFDSHTYGDIVGRVSPA; this comes from the coding sequence ATGCAAAGATATATCTCGCTGATGCGACTGACCGCCAAGGGACTGGCCGAGCTTGCCGATAGCGGCGCACGGCGCAAGGTGAGCGAGGATCGCGTCGCCGCGCTCGGCGGCCGCTCGGTCGCCTTCTACGCCACGCTCGGACCCTATGATTTCGTTCAGGTTTTCGAGATGCCGGACAATGCGTCGATGATGCAATACGTGCTGACGGCGCGGCGTGACGGCTTCGTGGACCCGCTCATCCTTCCGGCCTTCGACAGCCATACCTATGGCGACATCGTCGGCCGCGTTTCACCAGCATAA
- a CDS encoding LysR substrate-binding domain-containing protein, with translation MKALHFLPYIRAFEAVARIGSVRQAADELGLSPGAVSLQLRRLSETTGLTLLEKSGRNIRLTAAGRDFAQTVSHAIGNLAAAVEDGTDRRLESQRSKLTVALPPALAIAWMAGLLVQFAGARGLTDLSMRNCIRASDVVWDDVDLAIVYDNPPFDGLWWQAVSDVKLRTVCSPLLFPRLEGPLREKKLRDVTLPHEDDGREWTRWSAASRISLEGSRSVRVPSVAIAVASALQGQGIALVSDVLTRSYLLEGRLIQPFATAIPASAGYYLLCSTEKAEEPLIQAFANQIAAHLRGERSANKPPVNSGP, from the coding sequence ATGAAGGCGCTGCATTTCCTGCCCTATATCCGGGCATTCGAGGCGGTCGCGCGGATCGGATCCGTGCGCCAGGCAGCGGACGAGCTGGGCCTCAGCCCCGGCGCCGTGTCGTTGCAGCTGCGCCGGCTGTCGGAGACGACCGGGCTGACGCTGCTTGAAAAATCCGGCCGTAATATCCGGCTGACGGCGGCCGGGCGCGACTTCGCCCAGACGGTCTCCCACGCCATCGGCAATCTCGCTGCAGCCGTCGAGGACGGCACCGACCGGCGTCTCGAAAGCCAGAGGAGCAAGCTGACGGTCGCCTTGCCGCCAGCACTCGCCATTGCCTGGATGGCCGGCTTGCTGGTGCAGTTTGCCGGTGCCCGTGGCCTCACCGATCTCTCCATGCGTAATTGCATCCGGGCCAGCGACGTCGTCTGGGACGATGTCGATCTTGCCATCGTCTACGACAATCCGCCGTTCGACGGTCTGTGGTGGCAGGCGGTCAGCGACGTGAAACTGCGCACCGTCTGCTCGCCGCTGCTGTTCCCGCGTCTGGAAGGGCCCTTGCGCGAAAAGAAGCTTCGCGACGTGACGCTGCCGCATGAGGATGACGGCCGCGAATGGACGCGCTGGTCAGCCGCCTCGCGCATTTCGCTGGAAGGAAGCCGCAGTGTCCGGGTGCCCTCGGTCGCGATCGCCGTTGCGTCCGCCCTGCAGGGCCAGGGCATCGCGCTCGTCTCCGACGTGCTGACCCGTTCCTATCTCTTGGAAGGCCGGCTGATCCAGCCCTTTGCCACCGCCATCCCGGCGTCGGCGGGCTACTACCTGCTCTGCTCGACGGAAAAGGCGGAGGAGCCGCTGATCCAGGCCTTCGCCAACCAGATCGCCGCACACCTGCGCGGCGAACGATCGGCCAACAAGCCGCCGGTCAATAGCGGCCCTTGA
- a CDS encoding TetR/AcrR family transcriptional regulator — MISDVSPSAIPAEDETALRRTPSQKRSRERVEQILACATALIQEKGSDAMRMSEVAEKAGISIGSLYQYFPDKAAIVRTLAERYNAVCNECIGAELAKVTSLEELRDAFCVLFDIYYDMFLAEPVMRDIWSAMQADKALREVDLLQSRAGGKLLADVWARLVPDTPRETIDSAAFLIMHLGDCTMRLAVSVERPEGDQIVEAYKRMIIRDFVADGPGGGASPIDILGVRS, encoded by the coding sequence ATGATTTCAGACGTAAGCCCGTCCGCAATCCCCGCCGAAGACGAGACCGCGTTGCGCCGGACACCCAGCCAGAAACGCAGCCGCGAGCGTGTCGAACAGATCCTCGCCTGCGCGACGGCGCTCATTCAGGAGAAGGGCAGCGACGCCATGCGCATGAGCGAAGTTGCTGAAAAGGCTGGAATTTCGATCGGATCGCTCTACCAGTACTTCCCCGACAAGGCGGCGATCGTGCGCACGCTGGCCGAGCGCTACAATGCGGTGTGCAACGAGTGCATCGGCGCTGAGCTCGCCAAGGTCACATCGCTCGAAGAATTGCGTGATGCCTTCTGCGTGCTGTTCGACATCTATTACGACATGTTCCTGGCCGAGCCCGTAATGCGCGACATCTGGTCGGCGATGCAGGCCGACAAGGCGCTGCGCGAGGTCGACCTGCTGCAAAGCCGCGCCGGCGGAAAGCTTCTTGCCGACGTCTGGGCCCGGCTTGTGCCCGATACGCCGCGCGAAACGATCGACAGTGCCGCCTTCCTGATCATGCATCTTGGCGACTGCACGATGCGGCTTGCCGTCTCGGTGGAGCGCCCGGAGGGTGACCAGATCGTCGAGGCCTATAAACGCATGATCATCCGCGATTTTGTCGCGGATGGACCGGGCGGCGGCGCAAGTCCAATTGACATCTTGGGGGTGCGCTCCTAA
- a CDS encoding alpha/beta hydrolase, giving the protein MDHLQETDLSQSKWPVPRFLSTLLASFSTTGLIVGVFFFAMSLTPSLIPRPYVVQAVISGMSLGAGYAIGVLLRWVWSLLDLPEIRGRTGLIVKVLAALGCTAVALAFLWRTAYWQNTVRQIMGLDPVESAEPFKLGLIAALVFVAIVLLARLFRLTFRFLSRRFEYVLTRPLAKVAAVVAAVALFWSAVDGVIFRFALHAADSSFQRLDALIDPDVAPPADPLKTGSSASLMTWDELGRQGRQFIASGPAAKDIGSFFGGEAKEPLRVYAGLNSAETAKERAKLALEELKRVGGFERTNLVIVVPTGTGWIDPPGLDSLEYLLKGDVASVAVQYSYLTSWLSLLVEPEYGAETADALFDAVYGYWTTLPRDKRPKLYLYGLSLGSMNSQGSVDPFDIISDPFQGALWVGSPFPTRTWLQITRNRNPGSPEWRPLYRDGSVIRFTNQENALNIPGAQWGNVRIVYLQYASDPITFFDPHSFYREPDWMKAPRGADVSPALRWFPVVTMFQLLADMALATTSPIGYGHVYAPEHYIDAWMQVMAPEGVTEADAERLKTQLKGRY; this is encoded by the coding sequence GTGGATCACCTGCAAGAGACGGACCTGAGCCAATCGAAATGGCCGGTGCCGCGTTTTCTCTCGACGCTGCTCGCATCGTTCTCGACCACCGGGCTGATCGTCGGCGTCTTCTTTTTCGCGATGTCGCTGACACCGAGCCTCATCCCTCGGCCCTATGTGGTGCAGGCGGTGATATCCGGCATGTCGCTCGGCGCCGGCTATGCGATCGGCGTGCTGTTGCGCTGGGTCTGGTCGCTGCTCGATCTGCCGGAGATCCGTGGACGCACCGGGCTTATCGTCAAGGTTCTGGCAGCGCTCGGCTGTACTGCGGTTGCGCTCGCCTTCCTCTGGCGCACGGCCTACTGGCAGAACACGGTGCGTCAGATCATGGGGCTCGACCCGGTCGAAAGCGCCGAACCCTTCAAGCTCGGGCTGATCGCCGCCCTTGTTTTCGTCGCCATCGTGCTGCTGGCTCGTCTGTTCCGGCTGACCTTCCGGTTTTTAAGCCGTCGTTTCGAATATGTGCTGACCCGGCCGCTGGCCAAGGTCGCAGCCGTCGTTGCCGCCGTTGCGCTCTTCTGGTCGGCCGTCGACGGCGTCATCTTCCGCTTCGCGCTGCACGCGGCCGACAGCTCGTTCCAGCGGCTCGATGCCCTGATCGACCCTGACGTCGCACCGCCCGCCGATCCCTTGAAGACCGGCAGCAGCGCGTCGCTGATGACCTGGGACGAGCTTGGCCGGCAGGGCCGGCAGTTTATCGCATCGGGGCCGGCGGCAAAGGACATCGGCAGCTTCTTCGGCGGAGAAGCGAAGGAACCCTTGCGCGTCTATGCCGGGCTCAACTCGGCCGAAACCGCCAAGGAGCGGGCGAAGCTGGCGCTGGAAGAGCTGAAGCGCGTCGGCGGCTTCGAGCGGACCAACCTTGTGATCGTCGTGCCGACCGGCACCGGCTGGATCGACCCGCCGGGGCTTGATTCGCTCGAATATCTCTTGAAGGGCGATGTCGCGAGCGTCGCGGTGCAGTACTCCTATCTGACAAGCTGGCTGTCGCTGCTGGTCGAGCCCGAATATGGCGCGGAAACGGCCGATGCACTGTTCGATGCGGTCTATGGCTACTGGACGACCTTGCCCAGGGACAAGCGGCCGAAGCTCTATCTCTATGGCCTCAGTCTCGGCTCGATGAACTCACAGGGCTCGGTCGATCCCTTCGATATCATCAGCGATCCGTTCCAGGGCGCTCTCTGGGTCGGTTCGCCGTTCCCGACCAGGACCTGGCTGCAGATCACGCGAAATCGCAATCCCGGCTCACCGGAATGGCGGCCGCTCTATCGCGATGGCTCGGTGATCCGCTTCACCAACCAGGAAAACGCGCTCAACATTCCGGGCGCCCAGTGGGGCAATGTCCGCATCGTCTACCTGCAATATGCGAGCGACCCGATCACCTTCTTCGATCCCCATTCCTTCTACCGTGAGCCGGACTGGATGAAGGCGCCGCGTGGTGCCGACGTTTCGCCCGCGCTTCGCTGGTTCCCGGTCGTCACCATGTTCCAGCTGCTGGCCGACATGGCGCTCGCGACCACGTCGCCGATCGGCTACGGCCACGTCTATGCGCCCGAACACTATATCGACGCCTGGATGCAGGTGATGGCACCTGAAGGCGTGACCGAGGCCGATGCCGAGCGGCTGAAGACACAGCTCAAGGGCCGCTATTGA
- a CDS encoding DUF1772 domain-containing protein, whose protein sequence is MIPLIPALAFAAAIGSGLMAGLFFIFSVCIMQALSRLPPEQGIAAMNAINVVIQNPIFLSAFMGTALLALALIVVAFFSGGEGRWLLAAGGIFYVVGVLLVTIVFNVPMNDALGAAAPGQAANDLWLGRYLTDWVWWNHVRTFASIGSLALFILGFARA, encoded by the coding sequence ATGATCCCGCTGATCCCCGCTCTGGCGTTTGCCGCCGCGATCGGTTCCGGCCTGATGGCCGGACTGTTCTTCATCTTCTCGGTCTGCATCATGCAGGCCCTGTCGCGGCTGCCGCCGGAGCAGGGGATCGCCGCGATGAACGCCATCAATGTCGTGATCCAGAACCCGATCTTCCTCAGCGCCTTCATGGGCACGGCGCTGCTTGCTCTGGCGCTTATCGTCGTCGCCTTCTTCTCTGGCGGCGAGGGCCGGTGGTTGCTGGCCGCAGGCGGTATTTTCTACGTCGTCGGCGTGCTTCTGGTGACGATTGTCTTCAACGTGCCGATGAACGACGCACTTGGGGCCGCCGCTCCCGGGCAGGCGGCAAATGACCTCTGGCTTGGGCGGTACCTGACCGACTGGGTCTGGTGGAACCACGTGCGTACCTTCGCATCGATCGGGTCACTGGCGCTCTTCATCCTCGGCTTCGCCCGCGCTTGA
- a CDS encoding SRPBCC family protein encodes MTSRSTAFASADYGRVVAPDAVRIERLLPGPIERVWSYLTDETKRRLWMASGTIGSTEGAAVEHVFRHSELTTADDQPPQKYASHAGEVRNHGHILAWEPPRLLAYSWNEETDTPSEVRFELSPRGDKVLLMVTHTRIANRGIMTSFSAGWHVHLDLLRDLLEGEPPAAFWSKFTALEQEYDARIPKG; translated from the coding sequence ATGACTTCGCGTTCCACAGCCTTTGCCAGCGCCGACTACGGCCGTGTCGTTGCGCCCGATGCGGTGCGCATCGAGCGCCTTCTGCCCGGCCCGATCGAGCGGGTCTGGTCCTATCTGACCGACGAAACCAAGCGCCGGCTCTGGATGGCATCGGGCACGATCGGCTCGACCGAGGGGGCTGCTGTCGAACATGTGTTCCGCCATTCGGAACTGACGACGGCCGACGACCAGCCGCCACAAAAATACGCCAGCCACGCCGGCGAGGTTCGCAATCACGGCCACATTCTCGCCTGGGAGCCGCCTCGCCTGCTCGCCTACAGCTGGAACGAGGAAACCGACACACCGTCGGAGGTCCGCTTCGAACTCAGCCCGCGCGGCGACAAGGTGCTACTCATGGTCACCCATACCCGCATCGCCAATCGCGGGATCATGACCAGCTTCTCTGCCGGCTGGCACGTGCATCTCGACCTGTTGCGCGATCTCCTGGAAGGAGAACCGCCCGCAGCCTTCTGGAGCAAGTTTACAGCGCTCGAACAGGAATACGACGCGCGGATCCCGAAAGGCTGA
- a CDS encoding CbtB domain-containing protein: MATSTISSTPLSLSDRLTAGVIALFIGAFLVFGAGLANSAVLHDTAHDTRHSYGFPCH, encoded by the coding sequence ATGGCTACGTCTACCATTTCGAGCACCCCGCTCTCCCTCAGCGATCGTCTGACCGCTGGCGTCATTGCGCTTTTCATCGGCGCATTCCTCGTGTTCGGCGCCGGCCTTGCCAACTCGGCCGTGCTGCACGACACCGCACACGACACCCGCCATTCCTACGGCTTCCCTTGCCACTGA